Proteins from one Deinococcus sp. AB2017081 genomic window:
- the nspC gene encoding carboxynorspermidine decarboxylase, which produces MTVSDLVLPEVTPVESIDFAAIPSPAFVLDESRLRRNLALIQHVQRESGAQIIVAFKGFSMWSAFPVLREYGITGATASSLNEAILAKEEMQGEVHVYAPAYSAEDFPRILELADHLVFNSFSQWARFRPQVEAARAAGKTVHVGIRVNPEYAEVETDLYNPAGPYSRLGVTRREFRDDLLDGVDGLHFHTLCEKDSDTLERTLEVLERNFGEFLPRMQWVNFGGGHLMTREGYDLPRLIRVVRAFREKWGVHVILEPGSAFGWQTGWLVSSVLDVVHNVKDAALLDVSVSAHMPDVLEMPYRPRILGAGDPPELDHHRETDSGVGGHPYLIGGTTCLAGDVVGEYVFDRPLDVGDRVVFDDMIHYTMVKTTFFNGVKHPDIGILHPDGAYERVKTFGYEEFRAKLS; this is translated from the coding sequence ATGACCGTGTCCGACCTCGTCCTGCCTGAAGTCACGCCCGTCGAGTCCATCGACTTCGCGGCCATTCCCAGTCCGGCCTTCGTGCTGGACGAGTCGCGACTGCGCCGCAACCTGGCCCTGATCCAGCACGTGCAGCGCGAGAGCGGGGCCCAGATCATCGTGGCCTTCAAGGGCTTCTCGATGTGGTCGGCCTTCCCGGTGCTGCGCGAGTATGGCATCACGGGCGCGACGGCCAGCAGCCTGAACGAGGCGATCCTGGCAAAAGAGGAGATGCAGGGCGAGGTGCACGTGTACGCGCCGGCCTACAGCGCCGAGGACTTCCCGCGCATCCTGGAACTGGCCGACCATCTGGTCTTCAATTCCTTCTCGCAGTGGGCCCGCTTCCGCCCGCAGGTCGAGGCCGCGCGGGCCGCCGGGAAGACCGTCCACGTGGGCATCCGCGTGAATCCCGAGTACGCCGAGGTCGAGACGGATCTGTACAACCCGGCCGGGCCGTATTCGCGCCTGGGCGTGACCCGCCGCGAGTTCCGGGACGACCTTCTGGACGGTGTGGACGGCCTGCACTTCCACACCCTGTGCGAGAAGGACAGCGACACGCTGGAGCGCACGCTGGAGGTGCTCGAGCGGAACTTCGGAGAGTTCCTGCCGCGCATGCAATGGGTCAACTTCGGCGGCGGGCACCTGATGACCCGAGAGGGCTACGACCTCCCGCGCCTGATCCGCGTGGTGAGGGCCTTCCGCGAGAAGTGGGGGGTACACGTGATCCTGGAACCCGGCAGCGCCTTCGGGTGGCAGACCGGCTGGCTGGTCAGCAGCGTGCTGGACGTGGTGCACAACGTCAAGGACGCCGCGCTGCTCGACGTGTCGGTCTCGGCCCACATGCCCGACGTGCTGGAGATGCCGTACCGGCCGCGCATCCTGGGGGCGGGCGATCCGCCGGAGCTGGATCACCACCGCGAGACGGACTCGGGCGTGGGCGGCCACCCGTACCTGATCGGCGGCACCACCTGCCTGGCAGGCGACGTCGTGGGGGAATACGTGTTCGACCGCCCGCTGGACGTGGGTGACCGCGTGGTCTTTGACGACATGATCCATTACACGATGGTCAAGACGACGTTCTTCAACGGCGTGAAGCACCCGGACATCGGGATCCTGCATCCGGACGGCGCGTACGAGCGCGTGAAGACCTTCGGCTACGAGGAATTCCGGGCCAAGCTGAGCTGA
- a CDS encoding alpha/beta hydrolase family protein, with protein sequence MGSVGPGDAGAAPLTVDRWIRQNTAGGASYLRVPAACAARPCPLVIVSHPRAQTAERLRDSPQVNVLLSALLNANFAVLLSGDGGPNSWGSASALYTSAAAHLAAVRTYPWNGRTYALGLSMGGLLALRSALPGAPYEVRGVALIDAWVSLSGAWASAPSRRSEIRAAYNVDHSRVAQYDPLHLTALVPPLPLFIVSSPDDKVVPAAINAQRLSSYAQPGVSDVVTLSGAHMGGNRFSPAVASRLVAFLQRLERLAGTRSS encoded by the coding sequence ATGGGCAGCGTGGGCCCGGGGGATGCCGGCGCCGCACCGCTCACGGTCGACCGCTGGATCCGCCAGAACACGGCTGGGGGCGCCTCGTACCTGCGGGTGCCGGCAGCGTGTGCCGCGCGGCCGTGCCCGCTGGTCATCGTGTCGCACCCACGCGCCCAGACTGCCGAACGCCTGCGAGACAGCCCCCAGGTGAATGTCCTGCTCAGTGCCCTGCTGAATGCGAACTTCGCGGTGCTGCTGAGCGGCGACGGCGGCCCGAACAGCTGGGGCAGCGCCAGCGCCCTGTACACGTCGGCCGCCGCTCACCTCGCGGCCGTCCGCACGTATCCATGGAACGGCCGCACGTATGCCCTGGGCCTGAGCATGGGTGGCCTGCTGGCCCTGCGCAGTGCCCTGCCCGGAGCCCCCTACGAGGTGCGCGGCGTCGCGCTGATCGACGCGTGGGTGAGCCTGAGCGGCGCGTGGGCCTCCGCGCCGTCGCGCCGATCTGAGATCAGGGCGGCGTACAACGTCGATCACTCGCGGGTCGCCCAGTACGATCCGCTGCACCTGACCGCCCTGGTGCCGCCCCTGCCGCTGTTCATCGTGAGCAGCCCGGACGACAAGGTCGTGCCGGCCGCCATCAATGCCCAGCGCCTGAGCAGCTACGCCCAGCCCGGCGTGAGCGACGTGGTGACCCTCAGCGGAGCACACATGGGCGGCAACCGCTTCTCGCCGGCGGTGGCCAGCCGGCTGGTGGCCTTCCTGCAACGCCTCGAACGCCTCGCCGGGACGCGGAGTTCCTGA
- a CDS encoding acyltransferase produces MTVHPLGRPLSAPTPEPTTVPARPPRRRPSARASVDTFRGITILEVIIHHSTGVALRHLDPGSGPYVAAEILNRTLHFAVPAFVFLSALVLTRSLLRRYNLRRYALRRTMRAAWPYVLWTVLYALWYVWTEQRSPQSITDPEQWRSWLLYGKASFHLYFLLIALEVYAVLPLLVLVARRRPRIVDTLMVGIPLQIGIYFLNREVLQLQYPTSSVLWYVLPLLLGVAVGARLREFPQWWRDHRWALIALMLSVFAIYLPEALKYLRTGRATPVLFDALSWAYTTLVALNLLGLVWRMQLRPGPGQRALASLGIVSLQVYLLHPAVLQFLERWQPPSGSDAQVIATLLAYLVVAIVVPALLAHALRRTPVSLLLFGR; encoded by the coding sequence GTGACGGTTCACCCACTGGGCCGCCCGCTGAGCGCTCCGACCCCCGAGCCGACCACGGTGCCGGCCCGTCCACCCCGCCGGAGGCCATCGGCGCGGGCCAGCGTGGACACTTTCCGGGGGATCACGATCCTCGAGGTCATCATCCACCACTCGACGGGGGTGGCGCTGCGGCACCTCGATCCCGGCAGCGGGCCGTATGTCGCTGCAGAGATCCTGAACCGCACGCTGCACTTCGCGGTGCCGGCCTTCGTGTTCCTGTCGGCACTGGTGTTGACCCGCAGCCTGCTGCGCCGCTACAACCTGCGGCGCTACGCCCTGCGCCGCACGATGCGGGCGGCGTGGCCCTATGTGCTGTGGACCGTGCTGTATGCGCTGTGGTACGTGTGGACGGAGCAGCGCAGTCCACAGTCCATCACGGATCCGGAACAGTGGCGGTCGTGGCTGCTGTACGGCAAGGCCAGTTTCCACCTGTACTTCCTGCTGATCGCGCTGGAGGTCTACGCGGTGTTGCCGCTGCTGGTGCTGGTCGCCCGGCGACGGCCCCGCATCGTGGATACGCTGATGGTCGGCATTCCCCTGCAGATCGGGATCTACTTCCTGAACCGGGAGGTGCTGCAGCTGCAGTACCCGACCAGCAGCGTCCTGTGGTACGTCCTGCCGCTGCTGCTGGGGGTGGCGGTGGGGGCGCGGCTGCGGGAATTCCCGCAGTGGTGGCGTGATCACCGCTGGGCGCTGATCGCCCTGATGCTCTCGGTGTTCGCCATCTATCTGCCCGAGGCCCTGAAATACCTGCGCACCGGCCGCGCGACCCCGGTGCTGTTCGACGCGCTGTCGTGGGCGTATACCACGCTGGTCGCCCTCAATCTGCTGGGGCTGGTATGGCGCATGCAACTGCGGCCCGGCCCGGGACAGCGGGCGCTCGCCAGCCTGGGGATCGTGAGCCTGCAGGTCTACCTGCTGCATCCGGCCGTGCTGCAGTTCCTGGAACGCTGGCAGCCGCCAAGCGGCTCCGACGCGCAGGTGATCGCCACCCTGCTCGCGTATCTGGTGGTGGCGATCGTCGTGCCGGCGCTGCTGGCCCACGCACTGCGGCGGACGCCGGTCAGTCTGCTGCTGTTCGGGAGGTGA
- a CDS encoding prephenate dehydrogenase, whose protein sequence is MTADATPVTPAPLFGTAVVAGVGLIGGSVALGLRQRFLARRVIGLDASMDVLREAEALGVIDEVRAAPGEWLREVDLVILAAPMRALAPLARDLAPFLNPAALVMDVGSVKSGIAAEMERLGVRSFVAGHPMAGSERGGVAHASASLLENAVWVLTPTESTPLTALSRARLLVEHLGAAPVVMPPDAHDALVATISHLPYLASLALTHLVARDERLSLLAAGGFRDLTRVASGDPRMSRDMVVENRDALKSALTRFRKQLERLEADLDDPEELLAAAHEGKRTRDSLPVVRRSLLPAKYDLVVAVPDRPNQIGAVTQLLGAEGVNIKDIEVLAIREEGGALRLGLESPEEVQRAATLLRDRGFEVRGRG, encoded by the coding sequence ATGACCGCCGACGCCACCCCCGTGACGCCCGCCCCGCTGTTCGGAACCGCCGTGGTGGCCGGCGTGGGACTGATCGGCGGGAGCGTGGCGCTGGGCCTGCGCCAGCGCTTCCTGGCCCGGCGCGTGATCGGGCTGGACGCCAGCATGGACGTGCTGCGCGAGGCCGAGGCGCTGGGCGTGATCGACGAGGTGCGGGCCGCCCCCGGCGAGTGGCTGCGCGAGGTGGATCTGGTCATCCTGGCCGCGCCGATGCGGGCGCTCGCGCCGCTGGCCCGCGACCTCGCCCCGTTCCTGAACCCGGCCGCACTGGTCATGGACGTGGGCAGCGTGAAGAGCGGCATCGCGGCCGAGATGGAGCGGCTGGGCGTGCGGTCGTTCGTGGCCGGGCACCCCATGGCGGGCAGCGAGCGGGGCGGCGTGGCCCACGCCAGTGCGTCGCTGCTGGAAAATGCCGTGTGGGTGCTGACCCCCACCGAGTCCACGCCCCTGACCGCCCTGAGCCGCGCCCGGCTGTTGGTCGAGCACCTGGGGGCCGCGCCGGTCGTCATGCCGCCCGACGCGCACGACGCGCTGGTCGCCACGATCAGCCACCTGCCCTACCTGGCCAGTCTGGCCCTGACGCATCTGGTCGCGCGGGACGAGCGCCTGAGCCTGCTGGCCGCCGGGGGCTTCCGCGACCTGACCCGCGTGGCGAGCGGCGATCCGCGCATGAGCCGCGACATGGTCGTCGAGAACAGAGATGCCCTGAAGAGTGCCCTGACCCGCTTCCGCAAGCAGCTCGAGCGCCTGGAAGCCGATCTGGACGACCCCGAGGAACTGCTGGCCGCCGCGCACGAGGGCAAACGCACCCGCGACAGCCTGCCGGTCGTGCGGCGCAGCCTGCTGCCCGCCAAATACGATCTGGTCGTGGCGGTGCCGGACCGGCCCAACCAGATCGGCGCGGTCACGCAGCTGCTCGGCGCCGAGGGCGTGAACATCAAGGACATCGAGGTGCTCGCCATCCGCGAGGAGGGCGGGGCCCTGCGTCTGGGCCTGGAGAGCCCCGAGGAGGTGCAGCGGGCCGCTACCCTGCTGCGCGACCGGGGGTTCGAGGTCCGCGGGAGGGGCTGA
- a CDS encoding TSUP family transporter encodes MPGPDVLLYGVPLAFLAGFIDAVAGGGGTITLPTLFLMGLTPPQVVATNKLLAIFGSGSATVQYARKGHIEWPLVGRLVPLALAGSALGAYLVNFIDPDSFRTLVAVVILGVGILVLLNKRLGLDDRYPGLTARVLALTLPGALVIGMYDGFLGPGTGTFLMFLFALAGFNLVRASGNARAINFATNLGAFVFFLIGGQMVWWIGLPMGVANALGAAVGARMAMLRGSAFVKWMYGGIVVLVAARLLLA; translated from the coding sequence GTGCCCGGCCCTGACGTCCTGCTGTACGGTGTGCCCCTCGCGTTCCTGGCCGGATTCATTGATGCCGTCGCGGGGGGCGGCGGCACCATCACGCTGCCCACCCTGTTCCTGATGGGCCTGACCCCGCCCCAGGTCGTCGCTACCAACAAGCTGCTGGCGATCTTCGGCTCGGGCAGTGCCACGGTGCAGTACGCCCGGAAGGGGCATATCGAGTGGCCGCTGGTCGGCCGGCTGGTGCCGCTGGCGCTGGCGGGCAGCGCCCTGGGCGCGTATCTGGTGAACTTCATCGACCCGGACTCGTTCCGCACGCTGGTCGCCGTGGTGATCCTGGGCGTGGGTATCCTGGTGCTGCTCAACAAACGCCTCGGGCTGGACGACCGCTACCCCGGCCTGACCGCGCGCGTGCTCGCGCTGACCCTGCCCGGTGCGCTGGTCATCGGGATGTACGACGGCTTCCTGGGGCCGGGCACGGGCACCTTCCTGATGTTCCTGTTCGCGCTGGCGGGCTTCAACCTCGTGCGGGCCAGTGGCAACGCCCGCGCGATCAACTTCGCCACCAACCTGGGCGCCTTCGTCTTCTTCCTGATCGGCGGGCAGATGGTGTGGTGGATCGGCCTCCCGATGGGCGTGGCGAACGCCCTGGGCGCCGCCGTAGGTGCCCGCATGGCGATGCTGCGCGGCAGCGCCTTCGTGAAGTGGATGTACGGCGGGATCGTCGTGCTCGTCGCGGCGCGGCTGCTGCTGGCGTAG
- the msrA gene encoding peptide-methionine (S)-S-oxide reductase MsrA, producing the protein MTQTTSPASDSTTSSTQQAILAGGCFWCTEAVMKDVRGVTRVESGYIGGHTETPDYRSVCSGTTGHAEAVRVTFDPAQVSFRDLLGLFFATHDPTTLNRQGADTGTQYRSAVFPLSAEQERETREVIADLEKETVFDRPIVTSIEPATTFHVAEAYHQDYYARNPGQGYCMAVIAPKVAKLRKYYGDKLRA; encoded by the coding sequence ATGACCCAGACCACCAGCCCGGCGAGCGATTCCACCACCTCCAGCACGCAGCAGGCCATCCTGGCGGGGGGCTGCTTCTGGTGTACCGAGGCCGTGATGAAGGACGTGCGCGGCGTGACCCGCGTGGAGAGCGGCTACATCGGCGGCCACACCGAGACGCCCGACTACCGCAGCGTGTGCAGCGGCACCACCGGCCACGCCGAGGCGGTGCGGGTGACCTTCGACCCCGCGCAGGTCAGTTTCCGTGACCTGCTGGGGCTGTTCTTCGCCACCCACGATCCCACGACCCTGAACCGCCAGGGGGCCGACACCGGTACCCAGTACCGCAGCGCGGTCTTCCCGCTGAGCGCCGAGCAGGAGCGCGAGACCCGCGAGGTCATCGCGGATCTGGAGAAGGAGACCGTGTTCGACCGGCCCATCGTCACGTCCATCGAGCCGGCCACGACCTTCCATGTCGCGGAGGCCTACCATCAGGACTACTACGCCCGCAATCCGGGCCAGGGCTACTGCATGGCGGTCATCGCGCCGAAGGTCGCCAAGCTCCGCAAGTACTACGGCGACAAGCTGCGGGCATAG
- a CDS encoding MOSC domain-containing protein, translating to MNGSRPVRVHSVLVAQSTPLTVGRRIITTGIRKQPQPGRVTVTAGGLDNDHVLNVKHHGGPDQAVYVYTTPDLDAWTEALGEPPEPGAFGENVVLDGLESAALGIGDRLEFHAPGGGTGLLLEVTAPRIPCATLAANMGDPQFVKRFARMRRPGAYTRVLRGGSIGAGDMVTYHPAAGAPTVGDTFDLWYDRAPSREFLTLLLEHPLGIRLRQEVEERLAELN from the coding sequence ATGAACGGGTCACGTCCGGTGCGGGTTCACTCGGTGCTCGTCGCGCAATCAACCCCGCTTACGGTGGGCAGACGGATCATCACCACCGGCATCCGCAAGCAGCCGCAGCCAGGGCGCGTGACCGTCACGGCCGGCGGTCTGGACAACGACCACGTCCTGAACGTGAAACACCACGGCGGCCCCGATCAGGCGGTGTACGTGTACACCACGCCGGATCTGGACGCGTGGACGGAGGCCCTGGGTGAGCCTCCCGAACCCGGCGCCTTCGGGGAAAACGTGGTGCTGGACGGCCTGGAATCGGCGGCACTCGGGATCGGGGATCGCCTGGAGTTCCACGCGCCCGGCGGCGGAACCGGCCTCCTGCTGGAGGTCACGGCTCCGCGCATCCCCTGCGCGACCCTGGCGGCGAACATGGGCGATCCTCAGTTCGTGAAGCGCTTTGCCCGCATGCGGCGTCCGGGAGCGTACACCCGCGTGCTGCGCGGCGGCAGCATCGGAGCCGGCGACATGGTCACGTACCACCCGGCGGCCGGTGCTCCCACCGTGGGCGACACCTTCGACCTGTGGTACGACCGCGCCCCCTCCCGCGAGTTCCTGACCCTGCTGCTGGAACACCCGCTGGGCATCCGCCTGCGCCAGGAGGTCGAGGAGCGGCTCGCAGAGCTGAACTAG
- a CDS encoding phospholipase D-like domain-containing protein: MLRSVLLLLLLMAGSVAPGEEPAPALTGPSETGIVRTLEVGALTFLRSPLPPMPALELDGLGSAVPCPPPTAPLDRVLYDSLAGRGAALSCGNSFAGLLSFPQDEAGVSPQPTSALGGFEAVAETIRAARDEVLLATMIWDDGVGSPGALLAGAIADLRRDLQQHPERHPHGVTVRLLLGNSIRMDRLTDPTASAFSAAQHLLAAGVPLGSDDVPGWRLELANYRYTYPHNHMKLLVVDRQEVLAGGNNVSWFHVPARTPGGLGLRDLALRVRGPVARHAVAAFRDAWHASRLLTCPDVSVAGASVRDCALAASTPPVPLLWAGPPPVAGTARVFGLYRRPGEEDADGALVRLLSAATSEIDLLQSQVSGTPACTLSALAPGGCPAPQAMLPVWQAILTAVQERGVRVRMVLDHDPVLQLETLALLGGLRARLAPLGLADHVQARWFGPAEGQHTKMIVVDGQMLVVGSPNLQFASFGPGGMSEYALATSDPDATARARTLFGFEWARAAPVVLPYWLRVTDAPPAPWAAPAP, translated from the coding sequence GTGCTCCGTTCCGTCCTGCTGCTGCTCCTGCTCATGGCGGGATCCGTGGCACCGGGAGAGGAGCCGGCCCCGGCGCTCACGGGGCCATCCGAGACGGGGATCGTGCGGACGCTGGAGGTCGGGGCACTGACCTTCCTGCGCTCGCCGCTGCCGCCGATGCCGGCGCTGGAACTCGACGGCCTGGGCTCGGCCGTGCCGTGCCCGCCGCCGACTGCGCCACTGGACCGCGTGCTGTACGACAGCCTGGCCGGTCGCGGCGCAGCCCTGAGCTGCGGCAACTCGTTCGCCGGCCTGCTCAGCTTCCCCCAGGACGAGGCCGGGGTCTCGCCGCAGCCGACCTCGGCGCTGGGCGGATTCGAGGCCGTGGCCGAGACGATCCGCGCGGCGAGAGACGAGGTGCTGCTTGCCACCATGATCTGGGATGACGGCGTGGGCTCGCCGGGCGCGCTGCTGGCGGGCGCGATCGCCGACCTGCGCCGCGACCTGCAGCAGCATCCGGAGCGGCACCCGCACGGGGTCACGGTGCGGCTCCTGCTGGGCAATTCCATCCGCATGGATCGCCTGACCGATCCGACCGCCTCGGCGTTCTCGGCGGCGCAGCATCTGCTCGCGGCGGGGGTGCCGCTGGGCAGCGATGACGTGCCGGGCTGGCGCCTCGAACTTGCGAACTACCGGTACACGTATCCGCACAACCACATGAAACTGCTGGTCGTGGATCGCCAGGAGGTGCTCGCGGGCGGCAACAACGTGAGCTGGTTCCACGTGCCGGCGAGGACGCCGGGTGGGCTGGGCCTGCGCGATCTGGCGCTGCGGGTGCGTGGCCCGGTCGCCCGCCACGCGGTCGCCGCCTTCCGGGACGCGTGGCACGCCTCGCGGCTCCTGACCTGTCCGGATGTGTCCGTGGCCGGCGCATCCGTCCGCGACTGCGCGCTGGCTGCCTCGACACCCCCGGTTCCGCTGCTGTGGGCCGGGCCGCCCCCGGTCGCGGGCACGGCCCGCGTGTTCGGCCTGTACCGCCGCCCCGGTGAGGAGGACGCCGACGGAGCCCTGGTGCGGCTGCTCTCGGCCGCCACCTCCGAGATCGATCTGCTGCAGTCGCAGGTGAGCGGCACCCCCGCGTGTACCCTGAGCGCCCTGGCCCCCGGCGGCTGCCCCGCTCCGCAGGCCATGCTGCCGGTGTGGCAGGCGATCCTGACGGCCGTGCAGGAACGCGGCGTGCGCGTGCGGATGGTGCTCGACCACGATCCGGTGCTGCAGCTGGAGACCCTGGCGCTGCTGGGCGGCCTGCGTGCCCGGCTGGCCCCGCTGGGCCTCGCGGATCACGTGCAGGCCCGCTGGTTCGGCCCCGCCGAGGGGCAGCACACGAAGATGATCGTGGTCGACGGCCAGATGCTGGTGGTGGGCAGCCCGAACCTGCAGTTCGCGTCGTTCGGGCCGGGTGGCATGAGCGAGTACGCGCTCGCGACCAGCGACCCGGACGCAACCGCCCGGGCGCGGACGCTGTTCGGGTTCGAGTGGGCGCGCGCTGCGCCGGTGGTGCTGCCGTACTGGCTGCGCGTGACCGACGCGCCGCCGGCCCCATGGGCTGCTCCGGCACCGTGA
- a CDS encoding RNHCP domain-containing protein, producing the protein MTAGRRFTVQGTNSAFTCAHCGAEVAPLRNGSVRNHCPHCLHSLHVDVLPGDRASTCHGLLVPVAVEQSGKKGWVLVHRCARCGHVGRNRAALDDPAQPDDWDALVAVSARPPI; encoded by the coding sequence GTGACTGCTGGCCGCCGCTTCACGGTGCAGGGCACGAACAGTGCCTTCACGTGTGCCCACTGCGGCGCCGAGGTCGCTCCCCTGCGCAACGGCAGTGTCCGCAACCACTGCCCACACTGCCTGCACAGCCTGCACGTGGATGTGCTGCCCGGCGACCGCGCCAGCACGTGCCACGGGCTGCTGGTGCCGGTCGCGGTCGAGCAGAGCGGCAAGAAGGGCTGGGTGCTGGTGCACCGCTGCGCCCGCTGCGGTCATGTGGGCCGCAACCGCGCTGCCCTGGACGACCCCGCGCAGCCCGACGACTGGGACGCGCTGGTCGCCGTGAGTGCCCGGCCACCCATCTGA
- a CDS encoding MBL fold metallo-hydrolase, whose protein sequence is MSAGRGGPQLIDLHFEQTPGVIASYVFDTGDGLTVVDPGPTSTLAALDTGLGGMGASVDDVRHVLLTHIHFDHAGAAGTLLARVPAARAYVHERGAPHLASPERLYASARQIYGEHMERLWGEMRPIDPARLTVLAGGETLALGSRAVQVTYTPGHASHHVTYQDGPDLYAGDVAGVRLSTAQTPRAPTPPPDIDLEVWRASVDTLRGQDAGRVHLAHFGSYEATGAHWDGLLAAMDTDAALVRAGLEAGQAYDAIAATFTAATLDALAAEDPALPARYEFACPPWMSVQGLMRYWQRRAARAQAGGA, encoded by the coding sequence GTGAGTGCCGGCCGCGGCGGCCCGCAGCTGATCGATCTGCACTTCGAGCAGACACCGGGTGTGATCGCGTCCTACGTGTTCGACACCGGGGATGGCCTCACGGTCGTCGATCCCGGCCCGACGAGTACCCTGGCAGCGCTCGACACCGGCCTGGGTGGTATGGGGGCCAGCGTGGACGACGTCCGGCATGTCCTGCTGACCCACATCCACTTCGACCACGCGGGGGCGGCCGGGACGCTGCTGGCGCGGGTGCCGGCGGCCCGTGCGTATGTCCACGAACGCGGCGCACCGCATCTGGCCAGTCCGGAGCGTCTGTACGCCAGCGCCCGGCAGATCTACGGCGAGCACATGGAGCGCCTGTGGGGCGAGATGCGGCCCATCGATCCGGCCCGGCTGACGGTGCTGGCGGGCGGCGAGACGCTGGCCCTGGGCTCGCGTGCGGTGCAGGTGACATACACGCCCGGCCACGCCTCGCACCATGTCACCTACCAGGACGGGCCAGACCTGTACGCGGGCGACGTCGCCGGAGTGCGTCTCTCGACCGCGCAGACACCACGGGCACCGACGCCGCCACCGGACATCGATCTGGAGGTGTGGCGCGCCAGCGTGGACACCCTGCGCGGCCAGGACGCCGGGCGGGTGCACCTCGCCCATTTCGGGTCGTATGAGGCCACTGGCGCACACTGGGACGGCCTGCTGGCTGCCATGGACACCGACGCCGCCCTCGTCCGCGCCGGGCTGGAGGCCGGGCAGGCCTACGACGCCATCGCGGCCACCTTCACGGCCGCCACGCTGGACGCCCTGGCCGCCGAGGATCCCGCCCTGCCCGCCCGCTATGAGTTCGCGTGCCCGCCGTGGATGAGCGTGCAGGGCCTGATGCGTTACTGGCAGCGCCGCGCGGCCCGCGCCCAGGCGGGGGGCGCGTGA
- the purD gene encoding phosphoribosylamine--glycine ligase has product MRVLVVGGGGREHAIVHACARSGHEVLCTPGNPGIAQLARVVDSAQDARSIASLAQRESVDVVIVGPEAYLAAGVVDACREVGIPAFGPTRAASRLEGDKAWSKAFMLRHGIPTAQHVAFSALGDALDHVQSLPVPIVVKDAGLRAGKGVTIAHSVDEAREALREIFTQEGAQAVVEDFMTGQEVTVLAICDGERYALTPPSQDHKTIFDGDTGPMTGGMGVICPFPVDDASMEVICREIVEPTLAGMRAEGLEYRGVLYAGLMLTPTGPKVVEFNARFGDPEAEAVLPLLTSDLGQHALDAARGQLDPATVTFRPGASATIILAAPGYPGDPVKGIDLTLPPVSDGEVIYHAGTRLGPAGLESNGGRVLAVTATAPTLARALGAAYTLADRVDFPGAQRRTDIGGRIGVVPEPA; this is encoded by the coding sequence ATGCGCGTGCTGGTCGTCGGTGGTGGCGGGCGTGAGCACGCGATCGTCCACGCGTGTGCCCGCAGCGGCCACGAGGTGCTGTGCACGCCGGGCAATCCGGGCATCGCTCAGCTGGCCCGCGTTGTGGACAGCGCGCAGGATGCACGCTCCATCGCCAGCCTCGCGCAGCGCGAGAGCGTGGATGTCGTGATCGTCGGCCCCGAGGCGTACCTCGCGGCGGGCGTGGTGGATGCGTGCCGCGAGGTCGGCATCCCCGCGTTCGGCCCGACCCGGGCCGCGAGCCGCCTGGAAGGAGACAAGGCGTGGAGCAAGGCGTTCATGCTGCGCCACGGCATCCCGACCGCGCAGCATGTCGCCTTCAGCGCTCTCGGCGACGCCCTGGATCACGTCCAGAGCCTCCCGGTGCCCATCGTGGTCAAGGACGCGGGGCTGCGGGCGGGCAAGGGCGTGACCATCGCCCACTCGGTCGACGAGGCCCGGGAGGCGCTGCGGGAGATCTTCACCCAGGAGGGGGCCCAGGCGGTCGTCGAGGACTTCATGACCGGACAGGAGGTCACCGTACTGGCGATCTGCGACGGCGAGCGCTACGCCCTGACCCCGCCCAGCCAGGATCACAAGACCATCTTCGACGGCGACACCGGCCCCATGACCGGCGGCATGGGCGTGATCTGTCCCTTCCCCGTGGACGACGCCAGCATGGAAGTCATCTGCCGCGAGATCGTCGAGCCCACCCTGGCCGGCATGCGTGCCGAGGGCCTGGAGTACCGGGGCGTGCTCTACGCCGGCCTGATGCTCACGCCCACGGGCCCGAAGGTCGTGGAATTCAACGCCCGCTTCGGCGACCCCGAGGCCGAGGCCGTGCTGCCGCTGCTCACCTCGGATCTCGGGCAGCATGCGCTGGACGCGGCCCGTGGCCAGCTCGACCCGGCCACCGTGACCTTCCGTCCCGGCGCCAGCGCGACCATCATCCTGGCGGCACCGGGCTATCCCGGTGATCCGGTGAAGGGCATCGACCTGACGCTGCCGCCCGTGTCGGATGGAGAGGTGATCTATCACGCCGGCACGCGCCTGGGCCCGGCCGGCCTGGAGTCGAACGGTGGCCGCGTGCTGGCCGTGACCGCCACCGCCCCCACCCTGGCCCGTGCCCTGGGCGCGGCCTACACTCTGGCAGACCGGGTGGACTTTCCCGGAGCCCAGCGGCGTACGGACATCGGTGGGCGCATCGGCGTCGTGCCGGAACCGGCGTGA